A section of the Ovis canadensis isolate MfBH-ARS-UI-01 breed Bighorn chromosome 1, ARS-UI_OviCan_v2, whole genome shotgun sequence genome encodes:
- the LOC138429971 gene encoding LOW QUALITY PROTEIN: T-cell surface glycoprotein CD1b-1-like (The sequence of the model RefSeq protein was modified relative to this genomic sequence to represent the inferred CDS: substituted 1 base at 1 genomic stop codon) — protein MLLLPLLLLAVIVPGGDNEDVFQGPTSFHVIQISTFANSTWAQNQGSGWLDNLQLYGWDSDPGTTIFLKPWSKGNFSDEEVTELEELFRVYLIGFTLEVQDHVSEFQLEYPFVIQGIAGCELHPGKAVESFLKGAFGGLDFMSIKNDSCAPVPEGGSMAQRFYELIIQYHAICDTIAKLLLETCPXYFLSVLDAGKAELQRQVKPEAWLSSGPTPGPGRLLLVCHVSGFYPKPVWVMWMRGEQEEPGTQQGDIMPNANWTWHLRATLDVAAGEAAGLSCRVKHSSLGDQDIVLYWGHPTSTGLIFVAIIVPSLILLICLALWFWRHWSYLTIL, from the exons ATGCTGCTTCTGCCACTTCTATTGCTAGCGGTTATTGTGCCCGGTGGTGACAATGAGGATG TATTCCAGGGGCCAACCTCCTTCCATGTCATCCAGATTTCGACATTTGCCAACAGCACTTGGGCTCAAAATCAAGGCTCAGGCTGGTTGGACAATTTGCAGCTTTATGGCTGGGACAGTGACCCAGGCACTACCATCTTCCTGAAGCCCTGGTCTAAGGGCAACTTCAGTGATGAGGAGGTGACTGAGCTGGAGGAACTATTTAGAGTCTACCTCATTGGATTTACTCTAGAAGTGCAGGACCATGTCAGTGAATTCCAGCTGGAAT ACCCCTTTGTGATCCAGGGCATAGCAGGTTGTGAGCTGCATCCTGGGAAGGCTGTAGAAAGCTTCTTGAAGGGAGCTTTTGGAGGATTGGATTTCATGAGCATCAAGAATGATTCATGTGCACCTGTCCCAGAGGGCGGCAGCATGGCCCAGCGTTTCTATGAACTCATCATTCAGTACCATGCTATCTGTGATACTATAGCTAAGCTCCTCTTAGAAACCTGCCCTTGATATTTCCTGAGTGTCCTTGATGCAGGCAAAGCAGAACTGCAGAGGCAAG TGAAGCCTGAggcctggctgtccagtggcccCACTCCTGGGCCTGGCCGCCTACTGCTGGTGTGCCATGTCTCAGGATTCTACCCAAAACCTGTGTGGGTGATGTGGATGAGGGGTGAGCAGGAAGAGCCTGGCACTCAGCAAGGGGACATCATGCCCAATGCAAATTGGACTTGGCATCTGCGAGCAACCCTAGATGTGGCAGCTGGAGAGGCGGCTGGTCTGAGTTGCCGAGTGAAGCACAGCAGTCTAGGAGACCAGGACATCGTCCTGTACTGGG GACACCCCACCTCCACTGGCCTGATATTTGTGGCAATAATAGTGCCCTCCCTCATCCTTTTGATCTGTCTTGCATTATGGTTTTGGAGGCACTG GTCATATCTGACTATCTTGTGA